Proteins from one Drosophila gunungcola strain Sukarami chromosome 3R, Dgunungcola_SK_2, whole genome shotgun sequence genomic window:
- the LOC128265057 gene encoding dynein light chain roadblock-type 1 — MNRILEQVIHQNGTTVDRILSEHTIGYVVSDNMANAVAETSFDNTSAQAIVKHLNGLLVSTCQSVIRDIDPANKLCFMRLATRKFEYLVAPEEYFTITVVQ, encoded by the coding sequence ATGAATCGTATACTGGAGCAGGTGATCCATCAGAACGGAACCACAGTGGATCGCATATTATCGGAGCACACCATAGGATACGTGGTTTCCGACAACATGGCAAATGCGGTGGCCGAAACGTCTTTCGACAACACCAGTGCCCAGGCGATCGTGAAGCACTTAAATGGGCTCCTGGTGAGCACCTGCCAAAGTGTCATCCGGGACATTGACCCGGCCAACAAGCTGTGCTTCATGCGCCTGGCCACTCGCAAGTTCGAGTACCTGGTGGCCCCCGAGGAGTACTTTACCATCACAGTCGTTCAGTGA
- the LOC128265048 gene encoding glucose transporter type 3 yields the protein MQIPAKQVSEPEPPAPEQPRTSRWFTRRSLLGKKPSEQSGNSFHPPVSNVGLYKATFYSNIGSFLFGIAVGWSGAAERSVMQGHSYDFQPSEDEWNGVCILLTLGAAVWCVPIGFLTRCCGCKRTILIQLVPNTLGWLLTVFAKSIPMLYAGRFVLGMCGGAHCVVVPIYNSEISPIRKRGAMGVLFQGACICGVIYSFMMSIVLELWIINFMNLGLLTLGLLQILMPESPAYYVERGNIPRAEASLRFLRGAKYDPRREIDHLMRTPTRIEHDVRQGPLRGFKYKKIRRSLARALELAVLQKMCGALIFIFYGPNMLGCLRIRREHGAFLALAVATGFLICFFLVDRVGRRPLLIISSAFIFFASVFLGLYFKVWVTMDYAILPWIAFFFIGLFVGSYTAGVGSLTWLLNAEMIVRLMRPVACSIICACNWLTAFFVVFWFTFHDIKCQPYLFLLFAIIAIIIMLFTLVYIPETKGLTSAKIQQRMGRIMNRPAPITITSSSDSSNT from the coding sequence ATGCAAATACCGGCGAAACAAGTATCGGAACCGGAGCCGCCCGCTCCCGAGCAGCCGAGGACTTCAAGGTGGTTCACAAGGCGCAGTTTGCTGGGGAAGAAGCCCTCCGAACAGTCCGGAAACTCATTCCACCCGCCCGTCAGCAATGTGGGCCTCTACAAGGCCACCTTCTACAGCAACATTGGGTCCTTTCTCTTCGGGATCGCAGTGGGTTGGTCGGGAGCGGCGGAAAGGTCGGTGATGCAGGGGCACAGCTATGATTTTCAGCCCTCGGAAGACGAATGGAACGGTGTGTGCATCCTGTTGACCCTGGGAGCGGCGGTGTGGTGTGTGCCCATTGGATTCCTGACGCGATGCTGCGGCTGCAAGCGCACCATCCTCATCCAACTGGTGCCCAATACGCTGGGATGGTTGCTCACCGTCTTCGCCAAGAGTATACCAATGCTGTACGCCGGTCGCTTTGTCCTGGGAATGTGCGGCGGTGCCCATTGCGTGGTGGTTCCGATCTACAACTCCGAGATCAGTCCCATTAGGAAACGCGGCGCCATGGGTGTGCTCTTCCAGGGAGCCTGCATTTGCGGTGTGATCTACAGCTTCATGATGTCCATTGTGCTGGAGCTGTGGATCATCAATTTTATGAATCTGGGCCTGCTCACACTTGGCCTGCTTCAGATACTCATGCCCGAGTCGCCGGCGTACTATGTGGAACGGGGCAATATTCCACGGGCGGAGGCCTCACTGCGTTTCCTGCGCGGCGCGAAGTACGACCCACGGAGGGAGATCGACCACCTGATGCGGACACCCACACGAATCGAGCACGACGTGCGCCAAGGACCGCTGCGGGGCTTCAAGTATAAGAAGATACGAAGGAGCCtggcacgggccttggagcTGGCCGTGCTGCAGAAGATGTGCGGTGCCCTGATCTTCATCTTCTACGGCCCAAACATGCTGGGCTGCCTCCGGATTCGGCGCGAACACGGTGCCTTTCTGGCCTTGGCGGTGGCCACGGGTTTTCTCATCTGTTTTTTCCTCGTGGATCGAGTGGGTCGCCGACCCCTGCTCATCATCTCCTCGGCCTTCATCTTCTTCGCCTCCGTTTTCCTGGGACTGTACTTCAAGGTATGGGTGACCATGGACTACGCCATCCTGCCCTGGATCGCCTTCTTCTTCATCGGCCTGTTCGTGGGCTCCTACACCGCTGGAGTCGGATCGCTCACCTGGCTGCTCAATGCGGAGATGATCGTGAGGCTCATGCGACCCGTGGCCTGCTCAATAATCTGCGCCTGCAACTGGCTGACCGCCTTCTTCGTCGTCTTCTGGTTCACCTTCCATGACATCAAGTGCCAGCCGTACCTCTTCCTGCTGTTCGCCATCATCGCGATCATTATCATGCTCTTCACCCTGGTCTACATCCCAGAAACCAAGGGCCTGACCTCGGCCAAGATCCAGCAGCGGATGGGCCGGATCATGAACCGACCAGCGCCCATAACCATCACGTCTAGCAGCGACTCGTCCAACACTTAG